In Streptomyces sp. NBC_00878, a single window of DNA contains:
- a CDS encoding class I SAM-dependent methyltransferase translates to MASSPQADETGFQLKGSAPERYEEYGAPINAPFVEAVLDAVDLCPGHQVLDLACGTGFVARAAAARVGPTGHVAAADFNEGMLKVAAAKAPRMYPDIEFTPAPADHLPYPDDTFDAVLCQQGVQFFPDLGAALVEASRVLRAGGRFAATAWAARDRSPYFAAHHRAITEYGGPEAEAHFAMAFSCPAERLTAALTDAGFHDVISRDITFDITLPPLVAFARGHLSAVPWGQAIEDAGGPDRLTRAAETIAETLATHTNPDGTATLPFTSTLVTAVH, encoded by the coding sequence ATGGCTAGCTCACCCCAGGCAGACGAAACGGGCTTTCAGCTCAAAGGCAGCGCTCCCGAGCGCTACGAGGAGTACGGCGCACCGATCAACGCACCGTTCGTCGAGGCGGTGCTGGACGCCGTGGACCTGTGTCCCGGTCACCAGGTCCTCGATCTCGCCTGCGGCACCGGCTTCGTGGCCCGCGCGGCCGCTGCCCGGGTCGGCCCCACGGGCCATGTCGCGGCCGCCGACTTCAACGAGGGCATGCTCAAGGTGGCCGCCGCCAAGGCACCCCGCATGTACCCGGACATCGAGTTCACGCCGGCCCCCGCCGACCACCTCCCCTACCCCGACGACACGTTCGACGCGGTCCTCTGCCAGCAGGGCGTCCAGTTCTTCCCCGACCTCGGCGCGGCCCTCGTCGAGGCGTCCAGGGTCCTGCGCGCCGGCGGCAGGTTCGCCGCCACCGCCTGGGCCGCCCGGGACCGCTCCCCGTACTTCGCGGCGCACCACCGGGCCATCACCGAGTACGGCGGCCCGGAGGCCGAGGCGCACTTCGCGATGGCCTTCTCCTGCCCCGCCGAACGCCTCACGGCTGCTCTCACCGACGCGGGCTTCCACGACGTGATCAGCCGTGACATCACTTTCGACATCACCCTGCCCCCACTCGTCGCCTTCGCCCGCGGCCACCTGTCGGCCGTCCCCTGGGGCCAGGCCATCGAGGACGCGGGCGGCCCGGACCGCCTCACCCGAGCGGCCGAGACGATCGCCGAAACCCTCGCCACCCACACGAACCCCGACGGCACGGCAACGCTCCCGTTCACGTCCACCCTGGTAACAGCCGTCCACTGA